The proteins below come from a single Erythrobacter sp. SG61-1L genomic window:
- a CDS encoding glycoside hydrolase family 25 protein, with translation MGRKKRFPTRWRVMAALLLAALIGGAWQWWQFIHWTPLREAYPVQGILVSAGDGRTSFVAFKAIGADFAYLEASNGAVKRDAAFARNLEAVRAAGMQFGAVHHYDPCVPADRQAANFVTVVPRDDSLLPPAIELDETADDCAKPVSDQAVESELMTFLNQVEGHAGKPALLKISSAFEKRYRLATALDRNLWLTRDRFEPDYAGRPWTLWTANSALRSEASPVPVRWVVVQP, from the coding sequence ATGGGCAGAAAGAAGCGATTTCCCACGCGCTGGCGCGTGATGGCTGCGCTGTTGCTGGCTGCGCTGATCGGCGGTGCGTGGCAGTGGTGGCAGTTCATCCACTGGACCCCCCTGCGCGAGGCCTATCCGGTGCAGGGCATTCTGGTGAGCGCGGGCGACGGGCGGACCAGCTTTGTCGCCTTCAAGGCCATCGGGGCGGATTTCGCCTATCTCGAAGCGTCGAACGGCGCGGTGAAGCGCGATGCCGCCTTTGCCCGCAACCTTGAGGCCGTGCGCGCCGCCGGGATGCAGTTTGGCGCGGTGCATCATTACGATCCCTGCGTTCCGGCAGACCGGCAGGCGGCCAATTTCGTCACTGTCGTGCCGCGTGACGACAGCCTGCTGCCCCCGGCCATCGAACTGGACGAGACGGCGGACGATTGCGCCAAGCCAGTGAGCGATCAGGCCGTGGAAAGCGAGCTGATGACTTTCCTCAATCAGGTGGAAGGCCATGCGGGCAAGCCGGCGCTGCTCAAGATATCCAGCGCCTTCGAGAAGCGCTATCGCCTTGCCACCGCGCTCGATCGCAACCTGTGGCTGACGCGCGACCGGTTCGAACCGGACTATGCCGGGCGCCCGTGGACTTTGTGGACGGCCAATTCCGCGCTACGCTCCGAAGCAAGCCCGGTTCCGGTGCGCTGGGTAGTGGTACAGCCTTGA
- a CDS encoding cytidine deaminase, translating to MSDDSDRDELVIAARRAQENAYAPYSKFRVGAALRFADGTIVTGANVENASYGLSLCAEAAAVARAMNEGHRGGLEAVAVIGSGKKPVTPCGRCRQMLFELADLGATDPAVWCASSEDVEQVLLSALLPRAFGPGSLD from the coding sequence ATGAGCGACGATTCTGACCGTGACGAACTGGTGATTGCGGCCAGGCGTGCTCAGGAAAATGCCTATGCGCCCTATTCGAAGTTCCGCGTGGGCGCCGCGCTGCGCTTTGCCGACGGTACGATCGTGACCGGGGCCAATGTGGAAAATGCCAGCTATGGCCTGTCGCTCTGCGCCGAAGCGGCGGCGGTGGCCCGGGCCATGAACGAAGGGCATCGCGGCGGGCTGGAAGCCGTGGCCGTGATCGGATCGGGCAAGAAACCGGTGACGCCTTGCGGCCGCTGCCGCCAGATGTTGTTCGAACTGGCCGATCTGGGCGCGACCGATCCTGCGGTGTGGTGCGCCAGTTCGGAAGATGTGGAGCAGGTGCTCCTTTCCGCATTGCTGCCCCGCGCCTTCGGACCGGGCAGTCTGGACTAG
- a CDS encoding MgtC/SapB family protein: protein MLLNPSAPLGAIDAEILLRLGAAALIGLLLGFDREVRGHAAGLRTHGLVCFSAAAMTISVIALYLQLGAPNTGSRMDPLRIFEAAGSFVGIIGAGLIVFSKGRLRNLTTAANLWLAAVVGIACGAGQWPLVAVGTAISLVMITALRLLEDRMERKRRNGARQPSDDR from the coding sequence ATGCTGCTCAACCCATCCGCCCCGCTCGGTGCCATTGATGCGGAAATCCTGCTGCGGCTTGGCGCGGCGGCCCTGATCGGCCTGCTGCTGGGGTTCGACCGTGAAGTCCGTGGCCACGCGGCGGGCCTGCGTACCCATGGTCTGGTCTGTTTTTCCGCAGCGGCGATGACGATCTCCGTCATCGCGCTTTACCTCCAACTCGGCGCACCCAATACCGGCAGCCGGATGGACCCCTTGCGTATCTTCGAGGCGGCGGGTTCCTTCGTGGGGATCATCGGGGCCGGGCTGATCGTGTTCAGCAAGGGCCGCCTGCGCAATCTGACCACTGCTGCCAATCTCTGGCTTGCCGCCGTGGTGGGCATTGCTTGCGGGGCGGGCCAGTGGCCACTGGTGGCAGTGGGCACGGCCATCAGCCTGGTGATGATAACCGCGCTGCGCCTGCTGGAAGACCGGATGGAGCGCAAACGCCGGAATGGGGCTCGCCAGCCATCCGACGATCGCTAG
- a CDS encoding ParA family protein — translation MAVIAVYSVKGGVGKTTIAANLAWCSAVQGEKRTLLWDLDPSSGAAFLFGVEPKAKKKSGAAGIFRGKEEPQDMILPSGYWGLDLLPADDSLRELEHNLLALGKKKRLAKLAEDLSGQYQRIILDCPPVLNEISAQVIRAADVVIVPLPPSPLSQRALASIRKELAANHKRHPPILPVLSMFDARRGLHKQLKAGMPDWPVIPMSSAIEQVAERQAPLGSFAPNSPGAAAFAGLWQAIEAKLEELGVA, via the coding sequence ATGGCCGTGATTGCGGTGTACAGCGTGAAGGGCGGCGTGGGCAAAACCACCATTGCCGCCAATCTGGCCTGGTGTTCCGCCGTGCAGGGTGAAAAGCGCACCCTGCTGTGGGATCTGGACCCGTCCAGCGGCGCCGCCTTCCTGTTCGGCGTGGAACCCAAGGCGAAGAAGAAAAGCGGTGCCGCCGGCATCTTCCGGGGCAAGGAAGAACCGCAGGACATGATCCTGCCCAGCGGATATTGGGGGCTGGACCTGCTGCCTGCAGATGACAGCCTGCGCGAGCTGGAACACAATCTGCTGGCGCTGGGCAAGAAGAAGCGGCTGGCCAAACTGGCCGAAGACCTGTCCGGCCAGTATCAGCGCATCATTCTGGATTGCCCACCGGTGCTGAACGAGATTTCCGCGCAAGTGATCCGCGCGGCGGATGTGGTGATCGTGCCCCTGCCGCCTTCGCCGCTGTCACAACGGGCGCTGGCATCCATCCGCAAGGAACTGGCCGCCAATCACAAACGCCATCCGCCGATCCTGCCGGTGCTGTCGATGTTCGATGCACGCCGGGGCCTGCACAAGCAGTTGAAGGCCGGAATGCCGGACTGGCCGGTGATCCCGATGAGCAGCGCGATAGAGCAGGTGGCGGAGCGGCAGGCCCCGCTCGGCAGCTTCGCCCCGAATTCACCCGGCGCCGCAGCTTTTGCCGGGCTGTGGCAGGCGATCGAGGCGAAGCTGGAAGAGCTTGGCGTGGCCTGA
- a CDS encoding NfeD family protein — protein MQELSSLDSHWAWLAIGLFLAAAEMAVPGVFLIWLAGAAIITGILAWLVPLGLPLEIVIFGVLAIVAVFLGRRYLRDNPVAEADPKMNRRGARLVGEVAIVSQPIEAGSGKVHYGDSEWLAKGADAPAGARVRITGSDGAVLLVEPI, from the coding sequence ATGCAGGAACTCTCCAGCCTCGATTCGCACTGGGCATGGCTGGCCATCGGGCTGTTTCTGGCGGCGGCCGAAATGGCCGTGCCGGGCGTGTTCCTGATCTGGCTGGCAGGCGCAGCGATCATCACCGGCATCCTTGCCTGGCTCGTCCCGCTGGGCCTGCCGCTGGAGATCGTGATCTTCGGAGTGCTGGCCATCGTCGCGGTCTTCTTAGGCCGCCGCTATCTGCGCGATAATCCGGTGGCCGAGGCCGACCCCAAGATGAACCGCCGCGGCGCGCGTCTGGTGGGCGAAGTGGCCATTGTCAGCCAGCCGATCGAGGCCGGTTCGGGCAAGGTCCATTACGGCGACAGCGAATGGCTGGCCAAGGGCGCCGACGCCCCGGCGGGCGCTCGCGTGCGGATCACGGGCAGCGATGGCGCAGTGCTGTTGGTGGAGCCGATTTAG
- a CDS encoding phospholipase D-like domain-containing protein, whose translation MESERTEPAGPAPYRDPDPFTIRAQDQQLTFFPRGEDRLAALLDLIRAAQHSLQLYYYIFATDRCAVTVRDALAAAAGRGVAVTLIVDDFGSTADARFFEPLTGAGGVVQRFSSHWNVRYLIRNHQKMAIRDGEAAMIGGFNIEQAYFDPPEKNGWNDLGVLVEGDAVKRLCDWFAILARWTDERPVRLLETRREVRRWNSGTTSVRWLLGGPSQTMSPWARCIVTDISMASRLDVMVAYFSPRRAMVQRIGHVAERGEARLMLAAKSDNAATIGAARANYGRMLRRGVQIHEFEPCKLHAKIFVVDDVTYIGSANFDMRSLYLNLEIMLRIEDKALAERMRQFITQHLPYSTEVTPELHHRRRTWWTRIRWSLSWFLVTVVDYTVTRRLNLGLKAG comes from the coding sequence ATGGAGAGCGAGCGTACCGAACCGGCAGGCCCGGCCCCCTATCGCGATCCCGATCCCTTCACGATTCGCGCGCAGGACCAGCAGCTGACTTTCTTTCCCCGCGGGGAGGATCGGCTCGCCGCCCTGCTGGACCTGATCCGCGCCGCGCAGCACAGCCTGCAGCTCTATTACTACATCTTCGCCACAGATCGCTGCGCCGTCACCGTGCGCGATGCGCTGGCGGCGGCGGCAGGGCGCGGCGTGGCGGTGACGCTGATCGTGGACGATTTCGGATCGACCGCCGATGCCCGCTTCTTCGAACCGCTGACCGGGGCTGGCGGCGTGGTGCAGCGTTTCAGTTCGCACTGGAACGTGCGCTATCTCATCCGCAACCACCAGAAGATGGCAATCCGGGATGGCGAGGCCGCGATGATCGGCGGGTTCAACATCGAACAGGCCTATTTCGATCCGCCCGAGAAGAACGGCTGGAACGATCTGGGCGTGCTGGTGGAAGGCGATGCGGTGAAGCGCCTGTGCGATTGGTTCGCCATCCTTGCCCGCTGGACAGACGAGCGGCCAGTACGCCTGCTGGAAACGCGGCGAGAAGTGCGGCGCTGGAATTCCGGCACCACATCGGTGCGCTGGCTGCTGGGCGGCCCTTCACAGACGATGAGTCCCTGGGCGCGCTGCATCGTCACCGATATTTCCATGGCCAGCAGGCTGGACGTGATGGTCGCCTATTTCTCGCCGCGCCGGGCGATGGTGCAGCGGATCGGCCATGTTGCCGAACGGGGCGAGGCGCGGCTGATGCTGGCGGCCAAATCCGACAATGCGGCCACGATCGGCGCGGCGCGAGCCAATTACGGCCGCATGCTGCGCCGGGGTGTGCAGATCCACGAATTCGAGCCGTGCAAGCTGCACGCCAAGATCTTCGTGGTGGACGATGTGACCTATATCGGCTCGGCCAATTTCGACATGCGCAGCCTCTATCTCAACCTGGAGATCATGCTGCGGATCGAGGACAAGGCGCTGGCCGAGCGGATGCGGCAGTTCATCACGCAGCACCTGCCCTATTCCACCGAAGTCACGCCCGAACTGCACCACCGGCGCCGCACGTGGTGGACCCGCATCCGCTGGAGCCTCAGCTGGTTCCTGGTGACGGTGGTGGATTACACCGTCACGCGCAGGCTGAACCTGGGGCTTAAGGCCGGTTGA
- a CDS encoding replicative DNA helicase has protein sequence MSDEDLLIRSPEASPEARPRSLPANIEAEAAFIGAVLIDNRVIEELSTPLRPDHFFEPVHQRIYERVLTLLDRNAVVTPVTLRPYFEADEALKELGGIAYLARLTADGQGLLAPRELASQIYDLALLRELVNVGRNLVEEALDTSESVEPLKQIEYAEAALYKVAEGAATANEASSFRTATHTALSQIEAAINSGGHISGKTTGLTSVNEKIGGLHDSDLIILAGRPGMGKTSLATNIAFNCAERLLNDREMGIERSVGAGVVFFSLEMSADQLATRILAEQAEVSSEALRMGRISRDQFQKLSFAAQRLAELPLYIDDTPALSIAALRARARRLKRRHDIGLIVVDYLQLLQGTGRGNDNRVNEISEISRGLKTLAKELSVPVIALSQLSRAVEQREDKRPQLSDLRESGSIEQDADMVWFIYRAEYYHNALKPDGPGPNGFANAEAEAKYSEWEQRHSDLVNRATLIVAKQRHGSTGNIPLQFQSEITKFSDLAESSRGYDDYE, from the coding sequence ATGTCCGACGAAGACCTCCTGATCCGCTCCCCCGAAGCATCCCCCGAAGCGCGCCCGCGCAGCCTGCCCGCCAATATCGAGGCGGAGGCCGCCTTTATCGGCGCCGTGCTGATCGACAATCGCGTGATCGAGGAACTGTCCACGCCCCTGCGGCCGGACCATTTCTTCGAGCCGGTGCACCAGCGCATCTACGAACGGGTGCTGACCCTGCTGGATCGCAATGCTGTGGTCACTCCCGTGACCCTGCGCCCCTATTTCGAAGCGGACGAAGCGCTGAAGGAACTGGGCGGCATTGCCTATCTCGCGCGGCTGACGGCGGACGGGCAAGGCCTGCTCGCCCCGCGCGAACTCGCCTCGCAGATCTATGATCTCGCCTTGCTGCGCGAACTGGTGAATGTCGGCCGCAATCTGGTGGAAGAGGCGCTGGATACGTCCGAAAGCGTCGAACCGCTCAAGCAGATCGAATATGCCGAAGCCGCGCTCTACAAGGTGGCGGAAGGCGCCGCGACCGCCAATGAAGCCTCCAGCTTCCGCACCGCCACCCATACGGCGCTGAGCCAGATCGAGGCCGCGATCAATTCGGGCGGCCATATCTCGGGCAAGACCACCGGCCTTACCAGCGTGAACGAGAAGATCGGCGGCCTCCACGATTCCGACCTTATCATCCTTGCCGGCCGTCCGGGCATGGGCAAGACCTCGCTGGCCACCAATATCGCCTTCAACTGCGCCGAGCGCCTGCTGAACGACCGCGAGATGGGCATCGAACGCTCCGTGGGTGCGGGCGTGGTGTTCTTCAGCCTGGAAATGAGCGCGGACCAGCTGGCCACGCGTATCCTTGCCGAACAGGCGGAGGTTTCCAGCGAGGCGCTGCGCATGGGCCGCATCAGCCGCGACCAGTTCCAGAAACTGTCTTTCGCGGCCCAGCGCCTTGCCGAACTGCCGCTCTATATCGACGACACGCCCGCCCTTTCCATCGCCGCCCTGCGCGCCCGCGCGCGGCGGCTGAAGCGGCGGCATGACATCGGGCTGATTGTGGTCGACTATCTCCAGCTGCTGCAGGGCACCGGCCGGGGCAACGACAACCGCGTGAACGAAATCTCAGAAATCAGCCGCGGCCTGAAGACACTGGCCAAGGAACTGAGCGTGCCGGTGATCGCGCTTTCCCAGCTCAGCCGTGCGGTGGAACAGCGCGAGGACAAGCGGCCCCAGTTGTCCGACCTTCGCGAATCCGGCTCGATCGAACAGGACGCCGACATGGTGTGGTTCATCTACCGCGCCGAATATTACCACAATGCCCTTAAGCCCGACGGGCCGGGGCCGAACGGCTTCGCCAATGCCGAAGCCGAGGCGAAATACAGCGAGTGGGAGCAGCGCCACAGCGATCTGGTGAACCGCGCCACGCTGATCGTGGCCAAGCAGCGCCACGGTTCCACCGGCAATATCCCGCTCCAGTTCCAGAGCGAGATCACCAAGTTCTCCGACCTTGCCGAAAGCAGCCGCGGCTACGACGATTACGAGTAG
- a CDS encoding complex I NDUFA9 subunit family protein, with amino-acid sequence MAKSDPLNGKLVVLLGGSGFVGTHLAQNLLARGARLRIASRHPERAFKLKPLGNLGQTQFVACDVTKPDTVRAVLTGADAAIYLVGSFSGNLDAIQARGAGVAAEAAAQAGLDSFVLVSAIGADAASESAYARTKAAGEEAVLAAFPKATIIRPGVLFAEDDKFVNLFAGLVSALPVLPVFGPEAKLQPLWVDDAAEAIGNALGDPKKHGGKTYEIAGPEVLTMGQLHRLIAKGQERNPLLLDMPDAMSALFAALPGTPMNRDQWIMLKAGSVPSGKLPGLKALGVSPKPLELFLNKWMVRFRKHGRFGTKISAVKHHEG; translated from the coding sequence ATGGCGAAGAGCGACCCGCTGAACGGAAAACTGGTGGTGCTGCTGGGCGGCAGCGGCTTCGTTGGCACCCATCTGGCGCAGAACCTGCTGGCGCGCGGCGCCCGCCTGCGCATTGCCAGCCGCCACCCGGAACGCGCCTTCAAGCTGAAGCCGCTGGGCAATCTGGGCCAGACCCAGTTCGTGGCCTGCGACGTGACGAAGCCCGACACTGTGCGCGCCGTGCTGACCGGCGCCGATGCGGCGATCTATCTGGTCGGTTCCTTCAGCGGCAATCTCGACGCCATTCAGGCCCGTGGTGCTGGCGTAGCGGCGGAAGCTGCGGCGCAGGCCGGACTGGACAGCTTCGTGCTGGTTTCCGCCATCGGCGCCGATGCCGCTTCGGAATCGGCCTATGCCCGCACCAAGGCTGCCGGTGAGGAAGCCGTGCTGGCCGCCTTCCCCAAGGCAACGATCATCCGCCCCGGCGTGCTGTTTGCCGAAGACGACAAGTTCGTGAACCTGTTCGCCGGCCTCGTCTCAGCCCTCCCGGTCCTCCCGGTGTTCGGCCCCGAAGCAAAGCTGCAGCCCCTGTGGGTGGACGATGCGGCGGAAGCCATCGGCAATGCGCTGGGCGATCCGAAGAAGCATGGCGGCAAGACCTACGAAATCGCGGGACCGGAAGTGCTCACCATGGGCCAGCTTCACCGCCTGATCGCCAAGGGCCAGGAACGCAATCCGCTGCTGCTCGACATGCCCGATGCCATGTCCGCCCTGTTCGCCGCCCTGCCCGGCACTCCGATGAACCGCGATCAGTGGATCATGCTCAAGGCAGGCAGCGTTCCGTCGGGCAAGCTGCCCGGCCTCAAGGCGCTGGGCGTCTCACCCAAGCCGCTGGAGCTGTTCCTGAACAAATGGATGGTCCGCTTCCGCAAGCACGGCCGTTTCGGCACGAAGATCAGCGCGGTGAAGCACCACGAGGGTTGA
- the rpoZ gene encoding DNA-directed RNA polymerase subunit omega — protein MARVTVEDCVDKVPNRFDLVLLAAQRAREISGGAELTVDRDRDKNPVVALREIADETVRPRDLKESLTQSLQRVLPDDEDEADEIGSLSQSAEALRITAAAPTRSTSIGADYDG, from the coding sequence ATGGCGCGCGTTACCGTCGAAGATTGCGTCGACAAGGTTCCGAACCGTTTCGATCTCGTCCTGCTTGCCGCACAGCGTGCGCGCGAGATTTCCGGCGGCGCAGAACTGACCGTTGATCGCGATCGTGACAAGAACCCGGTGGTCGCCCTGCGCGAAATCGCCGACGAAACCGTGCGCCCGCGCGATCTGAAAGAATCGCTCACCCAGTCGCTGCAGCGCGTGCTGCCTGACGATGAGGATGAAGCGGATGAAATCGGTTCGCTGAGCCAGTCGGCCGAAGCGCTGCGCATCACTGCCGCGGCTCCGACCCGCTCGACTTCGATCGGCGCCGATTACGACGGCTGA
- the ftsH gene encoding ATP-dependent zinc metalloprotease FtsH, which yields MSDGPDPNRDPDREPGGNPWIKNLAVWGGIFVALLLVVSMLGSGAAQQGTSMPYSEFRSKVAEGSVEQVQIAADRINGVLKNKEPFTTIPVANDTELPKLLEENGVRYEGKAPAEPNLLMVVLVNALPFLLILGVAYFALRQVQKGGGSGAMGFGKSKAKLLTERHGRVTFDDVAGIDEAREELQEIVEFLKDPQRFSKLGGQIPKGALLVGSPGTGKTLLARAIAGEAGVPFFTISGSDFVEMFVGVGASRVRDMFEQAKKNAPCIVFIDEIDAVGRHRGHGLGNSNDEREQTLNQLLVEMDGFEANEGIIIIAATNRPDVLDPALLRPGRFDRQVVVPIPDIEGREKILSVHMKKVPLAPDVNPRTIARGTPGFSGADLANLVNEAALLAARRNKRLVAMQEFEDAKDKVMMGAERRSMVMTEDEKKMTAYHEAGHAIVSVHEPASDPIHKATIIPRGRALGMVMRLPERDSYSYHRDKMHANLSVSMGGRVAEELIFGHDKVSSGASSDIQYATSLARNMVTKWGMSDKLGPLQYEEQQEGYLGMGGSHRTMMSDETNKLIDAEIRGLVDGAHKRATDLLNEHREQLELLAQALLEYETLSGEEIKQLLEEGKIDRPEHPSGPSIVRPVHGSAIPKAGKRFSGGAAPQGA from the coding sequence ATGAGTGACGGACCCGATCCCAACCGCGACCCCGATCGCGAACCGGGTGGCAATCCCTGGATCAAGAATCTCGCCGTATGGGGCGGGATCTTCGTGGCTTTGCTGCTGGTCGTCTCCATGCTCGGTTCCGGCGCGGCCCAGCAGGGCACTTCGATGCCCTATTCCGAATTCCGCTCCAAGGTGGCGGAAGGCAGTGTGGAGCAGGTGCAGATCGCGGCCGACCGTATCAACGGTGTGCTGAAGAACAAGGAACCCTTCACCACCATTCCGGTGGCGAACGATACCGAACTGCCCAAGCTGCTGGAGGAAAACGGCGTCCGCTATGAAGGCAAGGCCCCGGCCGAGCCGAACCTGCTGATGGTCGTGCTGGTCAATGCCCTGCCGTTCCTGCTGATTCTGGGCGTCGCTTATTTCGCGCTGCGTCAGGTGCAGAAGGGCGGTGGTTCGGGCGCGATGGGCTTCGGCAAGTCGAAGGCCAAGCTGCTGACCGAACGCCATGGCCGCGTGACGTTCGACGATGTCGCCGGCATCGATGAAGCGCGCGAGGAACTGCAGGAAATCGTCGAGTTCCTGAAAGACCCTCAGCGCTTTTCCAAGCTGGGCGGCCAGATTCCCAAGGGCGCGCTGCTGGTCGGTTCGCCCGGTACCGGCAAGACCCTGCTGGCCCGCGCCATCGCGGGTGAGGCGGGCGTGCCATTCTTCACCATTTCGGGTTCCGACTTCGTCGAAATGTTCGTGGGCGTCGGCGCCAGCCGCGTGCGCGACATGTTCGAACAGGCCAAGAAGAACGCGCCCTGCATCGTTTTCATCGACGAAATCGACGCCGTGGGCCGCCATCGCGGCCATGGCCTCGGCAATTCGAATGACGAGCGCGAGCAGACGCTGAACCAGCTCCTGGTCGAAATGGACGGCTTCGAGGCGAACGAAGGCATCATCATCATCGCCGCCACCAACCGGCCTGACGTGCTGGACCCGGCGCTGCTGCGCCCGGGTCGTTTCGACCGCCAGGTCGTGGTGCCGATCCCCGATATCGAAGGCCGCGAGAAGATCCTTTCGGTTCACATGAAGAAGGTGCCGCTGGCGCCTGACGTGAACCCGCGCACCATCGCGCGCGGCACGCCCGGCTTTTCCGGTGCGGATCTTGCCAACCTCGTGAACGAGGCTGCCCTGCTGGCCGCGCGGCGCAACAAGCGCCTTGTCGCCATGCAGGAATTCGAGGACGCGAAGGACAAGGTCATGATGGGTGCGGAACGCCGCTCCATGGTGATGACCGAGGACGAGAAGAAGATGACCGCCTATCACGAGGCCGGCCACGCAATCGTTTCCGTCCACGAACCGGCTTCGGACCCGATCCACAAGGCCACCATCATCCCGCGCGGCCGCGCGCTGGGCATGGTGATGCGCCTGCCCGAACGCGACAGCTATTCCTATCACCGCGACAAGATGCATGCGAACCTGTCAGTCAGCATGGGCGGGCGCGTGGCGGAAGAACTGATCTTCGGGCATGACAAGGTCAGTTCCGGCGCCAGCTCCGACATTCAGTATGCCACCAGCCTTGCCCGCAACATGGTCACCAAATGGGGCATGTCTGACAAGCTTGGCCCGCTGCAATATGAAGAACAGCAGGAAGGCTATCTGGGCATGGGCGGATCGCACCGCACCATGATGTCGGACGAAACGAACAAGCTGATCGACGCTGAAATTCGTGGATTGGTGGACGGCGCCCATAAGCGCGCGACCGATCTGCTGAACGAACATCGCGAACAGCTCGAACTGCTGGCGCAGGCTCTGCTGGAATATGAAACGCTGAGCGGCGAGGAAATCAAGCAGCTGCTGGAAGAAGGCAAGATCGACCGGCCCGAACATCCTTCCGGCCCGTCCATCGTCCGCCCGGTGCATGGTTCGGCCATTCCCAAGGCTGGCAAGCGCTTTTCCGGTGGCGCGGCTCCGCAGGGGGCCTGA
- a CDS encoding nuclear transport factor 2 family protein, with protein MLDYATYVELFNTGDDEEVIRRFYAEDCVMLSASGARHGKQGLREFLAWAHDGVREIIRPQAVLSDDRLLFAEVDMDFHATKHRPDFPFGAMHPGDLLTVKFLASYRFNDQGRIVELKTMVWPPEQGVSKLPRLGPHASQLAAFRAYGAAFSNADFERWPTFYTDDVVFTLHSFGTFEGKQAIIDFYRPVFADIREEVTFESIEASDHHIRATATSRFTALRDAPHCPLGPMRKGDVLLAPVIADYTLRDGLICRIEVTRNGERSFIPATA; from the coding sequence ATGCTCGATTACGCAACCTATGTGGAATTGTTCAACACTGGCGATGACGAGGAAGTGATCCGGCGCTTCTATGCCGAGGATTGCGTGATGCTGAGCGCCAGCGGCGCCCGCCACGGCAAGCAGGGGCTGCGCGAATTCCTCGCCTGGGCGCATGACGGGGTGCGCGAGATTATCCGCCCGCAGGCGGTCCTTTCCGACGACCGGCTGCTGTTTGCCGAAGTGGACATGGATTTCCACGCCACGAAGCACCGGCCCGATTTCCCCTTCGGTGCGATGCATCCGGGCGATCTGCTAACGGTGAAGTTTCTCGCCAGCTATCGCTTCAACGATCAGGGCCGGATCGTGGAACTGAAAACCATGGTCTGGCCGCCCGAGCAGGGCGTGAGCAAGCTGCCCCGCCTTGGCCCCCATGCCAGCCAGCTTGCGGCCTTCCGGGCATATGGTGCGGCATTTTCGAATGCCGATTTCGAACGATGGCCGACTTTCTACACCGACGATGTGGTGTTCACGCTCCACTCTTTCGGGACTTTCGAGGGCAAACAGGCGATTATCGACTTCTACCGCCCGGTCTTTGCCGACATTCGCGAGGAAGTGACCTTCGAAAGTATCGAGGCGAGCGACCATCATATTCGCGCCACAGCCACCAGCCGCTTCACAGCCCTGCGCGATGCGCCTCACTGCCCGCTGGGGCCGATGCGCAAGGGCGATGTGCTTCTTGCCCCGGTGATTGCGGATTACACGCTGCGTGACGGGCTGATCTGCCGGATCGAAGTAACCCGCAATGGGGAACGCAGCTTCATTCCCGCCACGGCATAA
- a CDS encoding UPF0262 family protein: protein MDDHRISHIELDEATILWRNADIEQERRVAIFDLIEENRFKPVRAAASGLSGPWRLRLAVQDGRLAMDIADEAGNPVETLLLGLARFRRPIREYFAICDSYYQAIRKASAQEIETIDMARRGIHDQAARLLLERLDGKVETDFATARRLFTLICVLHIKG, encoded by the coding sequence ATGGACGACCACCGCATCAGCCATATCGAGCTAGACGAGGCGACGATCCTGTGGCGCAACGCAGATATCGAGCAGGAACGCCGCGTCGCGATCTTCGACCTGATCGAGGAAAACCGCTTCAAGCCGGTGCGTGCCGCCGCTTCCGGCCTGTCCGGCCCCTGGCGCCTGCGGCTGGCGGTGCAGGATGGCCGGCTGGCGATGGATATTGCCGACGAGGCGGGCAATCCGGTGGAAACCCTGCTGCTCGGCCTCGCCCGGTTCCGCCGCCCGATCCGCGAATATTTCGCCATCTGCGATTCCTATTATCAGGCGATCCGCAAGGCTTCCGCGCAGGAAATCGAAACGATCGACATGGCCCGGCGCGGAATCCACGATCAGGCCGCGCGGCTTTTGCTTGAAAGGCTGGACGGCAAGGTGGAAACGGACTTCGCCACGGCCCGGCGGCTCTTTACCCTGATCTGCGTGCTGCATATCAAGGGCTGA